The Crassostrea angulata isolate pt1a10 chromosome 1, ASM2561291v2, whole genome shotgun sequence nucleotide sequence cggatatttttttttcagaatattaTAGAGATGACAGAACAGATGTCATGATGAAAGTTCAGTGGAGAAAAATGCCAACGTAAAGGTGGAGAACTTTGATAACCAGAAGTATTTGGTGTTGTGTAAACAGATAGTAAGTTCCAATACTTGTACCGGTAATACAAATTCAGACATTTTCGACATAAGTGCCAAGATGTCACCTTACTCAGGTGGCATGAACTCTTACAAAGAAGAGGATGCAAAATTGATTTCAGGGGACTCCTCCAGCAATAAATCTGACAACTCTCTCACAAGAAATGTCTCCTTCAACAAGTTCAAGCCAACGGACGTCACCATCTTCATTGATAAAGAGAACGAAGTTCTTCCTACTCTACACAGCAATGTTACTCTCGTATCAGAGGAACCAAACAAGAGGGCACGGCTTCTGTTTATTTTAACCCTCCTGTTTATTATACTGTTGGTATGTATCGTAATAATATCCGCCATCAGACAGTTCTCCTCAAAAGAGGACGAACACATTGACCATGAGCGAGTAGAAGACGTGTTAAGCATCTCTTCGAAAAACCTGACTGTGTTCATTTCTTCGACCACTGAGGTTATACCGATTACGCAGGGCAGTACTATGAATGTAAGGTAGAATGACCAGCTGTAGGAAAATCATGTAGGCCATAAGAACATGTGTCAggacataatatataaaatgtgaTACTTCACTTAATCACTCTAAGGGTACCAAATATTTCAACTCAAATTCTTTTTCTCATGTGTATATTTATAGTTCGGTATTTAGTTTTCCGTGAAGAAAACCCATGCTTGCCAGTTTCAAAGCACAAAGTTGtgtatttgaattttctgtACAGCTATaacttatatattttgattctgtatataaaacacACCATTGTCAATATTGATAATGAAGTTGCTTTTCATCTTGTGTTGATGGAGATATTTTCATACAATCATTCATTGCCATGCGATAACAAGTGTACTGTATGATACAGAGACCGTGTATTGAATGTATTGGGTACATGGATACATGATGTGTTACTACAGGGTAGTTTCAATCTGCTTCTTTGAACACCCAGTAGGATGCATCCTGAACTCTGGCCCCAAAACCATAAACTTAGATTTGGACATActcattaaattgaaataaatattaaaatttgatttaggACTTTCATGAGTCATAGATTTTATTCTATTTAGAGAAAAAAGCAAACAATCATGcagaattttcatttatttgattcTTTTAACATTGCGGTATATGTATTTCAAAAGTTATATCAATTTAAGATTCTGAGGCAAGTCATTTCTGTGATTAAGGTTTTGGTGCCTGGTGTTAACTTATGAATGTGTACTGAAAGGTCAACAAAGTTTCCCTTCTATGTGAAGGCATACATAACAAATGCATATTGcaagatatatattatttttctgttGTAACAGAGTGATAAGATATGGGATTATATGCTAATCCTCTTTTTCAATCAAAACTGTGATTGACTCAATACTGCAATTGATTATACTTGTTGCCATGTATGAAAAAGCATaatatacattgtgtatactgtAAACACAAATATTTTTGGGTTTCACCCCCAGCATAGAGTGCTTAAAAgcttttaagtatttttttttttgttgcatatgaatttctaaagtatttttattttacttttgaaaatCCATAAAGATCTGAATGAGAAGTTTTGTTGACGAATGTCACCTGATAGTGCTATTTTATATATACTATATCTCATGTTGTTTTTTCTGTTGTTCGTTTTGTTTTTGCTTACTTCTGGTTTTATGGGATTTTTGTGTTGTTGCGTTAGCTTTTAGTCACTTTATTATCCAGCTTTTAAAAGATATACAACAATCAGGGCACAGTGTGTCCATGTTctgtcaatgaaaataaaacggaCTTTAACAGGgttaattttaatgtaatagATCTTAACCAAAAACAAGTTTTGAAGCACACATTGTTAAGAATTATGTTAAAgatatatttcttgtttaagaTTTTCAGGTTTTCAGGTTTTACTCCTACTAGAAATCTGATTGCTCATTcacagaaaaatataaaattgcaatGCAGAACGAGAACATTGTCACTTTGAGTAAAGTGCTTTTGATTTAGTGGTAGGGTATATGCTGGGGTATTTCTGGTCCCAATATTTACTTAAGGATAAGTATAGAGTCCTTTAATCATGCATGCATTGAATTCCTTCTTGTATAGTTtagaacatttatttaattattgatttttccAGTACCAAAATCCAATGTGATCTTTTTTTGAATGGagctatttatttattacaaaattacTCTTTTTATGCAATATATAAAACTTTACATATTCATGTTATACAGTATATTATGTGTTATTGAACAAAGATTcaggggtgcattttaaaagactcgatacaattaaaataatttatagccTGAGAAAGGACTCTGTATGTTGAttttattggtacatgtattgaattgAAATAAGTGATGGGTACTgtagtattttatttaaatgaacacAAGTTCTTTATTTGAAATGATGTCCAGTTAATGATCAATAATTTGTTAGATCTTGTCATACACACAGTACTGTCTCTGTCTACACACATTTCTTTGGTCTGGTGGTTTTCAGAACATATGCCACTCatgattttgttgaaataaattACTGCCTTGAAGCCAAAACGATTTATGTAGTTTTTTAACATAAAGATGATTTGAGGAACAGAATCGAAAAATTGTTGCTGAGTGAACAGATTGCTTTTATATTGTTATAATTCCCATGTGAATCAAAACAGGAAATgacagttgaaattgatatgtcTTTAACCACTGCCTTTTAGCATATTAAAGAGGAATAAGAAGGATTTTTAATTGGATCAAAagtatttcttatttattgtGTACTTCCTATTCATAGAATAACATTAATGTTTGGATGAAATGACaggttgtaaattttgaatttaacgGGTGGTagtaaatttgaaaaacaaatggcACGACAGTAACATGTATGCCTATCTATATATTGGACATTTATAAATGGatgcactggcgtcggaagcaaattatAAGTGGGGGACCagactgatcctcagaaatattgagagaaaaatCCTGCGAAAAAaaggggggctgaaccctctattctgctatgtgcctaatggttaagtctaactttgcaaaaaaaagcccccccccccccggttctgACGCCTATGGGATGTGACTTTCACGACGCAAGTTCGTACATTTTTAGAGAAATAGATGTGtgctaaataaataaacatttcctTACCTTGAACTTGAATGGCCTTGAACCCTGTAACGGTCATTTACCTCCGACGTACCGTGAATGTCAACAATGAGGATAAAtagacatgtatatatttatatatattgcacAATTACATTATTTACCTAGTAGTTCAAAAGTTCATTGACGGAccaaaatattacaattatttttttgttgtggggggggggtttaatGTACGACTAGAgctttatgatataaaaatattttgaaactgcACATGCAGGGGAACATGAAAGGTACACATTTTTCATGGGTTCGTTGTATCTTGTTGTTGGGAAATCCAAAGCTTCTTGGTAACAAAAGCCAATGTATCTAGGCAACTGTAGACGGATTTCGAGTGAATTACATAAGAGGTGTAATCCATTAAGCAAGGTCGTTTGTTTTTTACTTGTCCGGGGTCAAAGACCGCGCAGAGCATTGACCTGTTCAGGGAAAGACACCAGCTCCGTGTATGCATTACTACAGCATATCTTTACAAGTTATTTATCCCAgatctaaatatattttaactttggttgctttttttttaaaccctgTGTTATACCATGCTTAAAATGCACATTGGTCATTATGTAATACAAACCCGTCAAAACAATGAAGAAAACACGAGAACGGGACAAATTTAATTCTCAAAAACTTTGTAATTATTTGAAACCAAATTTACATGCACCTAGCAttcgaaaggggggggggggggcatttttcttaaattttgaaaaaactgTCCTCCCTTCTCCCCACACACAATTCTGAGGCATGTTTGCACTACTATCCCCCAACATTAATTCGCCAGCACCTAGGAATATCCTTTTTGCGAATATTAtggttatttttatatttttacgaTTGTCGAGATTTCGGTTacacataccccccccccccccccctcctttcaAAAACCACGCAACGTTCCTGACTTgtacaaatctttttttttttcgccGTTCTACTGAGTTCACGTGTTATGCCTTGCCGTTTTAATCCCAATCAATATATCGACCCTGGATTGTCGGAATGTCGTTTGCTGTGGTATCGTTCCCTGCGATATCTGCATAAAACGGAAGCGAAGGGCGGTTTGTAACCTGGTTTATGGACACGATCAAACCATTGCAGAGtgcacaaaaaataattgtaacacattataaagaaacattgaatttttttttattattatcatttcgTTGATGAATATGATAttctaattaaaaacaaattaagccTAAAAAGGCTTTGTTATTTTAGTGGAAAGATAGCatttgttctttaaaattgaacaaaaatctttaaaataaaaatttatataaagttAACTTCAGGGGATTTTTTTGATGCAAACAAGgcatttgggtttttttttaattgaggaaagaatatcataaatatttttaaaaagtaattaaacTATATTAAATAGAGTTCATCGGATTAATTTAATGCAAACAAggcatttgttttttttaattgatgaaaatatatcgtgaaaataattttaaaagagtaATAAGTTATAAAATAGATAACATTTTCTATTGAAATAGAGTTCAGGGGATTATTTTAGTACAAACTAGGCATctgatctttaaaatttaaagaaaaatacaggtttaaaatattttttctgcattttttctttagtttttatatgtttttcatTATTGGAATAAGGACACATCCTAAACACATGGAAACTGCCCCACATCGAGCGAAATTCGATCGGAATCGGTCAGTGTTTGTTATGAATTCCCTCTTTGCAAATTTATAATgatctgattttatgaaatgtaAACGAAATTGCaaagaatgaaaacaatatcaaattcaCGAAGGGCTTCACATTACAATCAGGGATAGGGTATTAGATCGGCTAACCTAGCGCGAGAGAATGGCTCACAGTAAGGAAGGCAGTaagtaattaattttgtttgttagttATTGTTAATGATGCTATTGTTCTCAATCCCTCAACAGtacaataatttatattttattgacgTTTTATTGTTACTCCATCCAATCCTcaattattttgtgtttttaatttacattcgATTAAAAAATATCGGGGAAAGAATATTATAACGAAAAATATCCCATGGAATATATTAATCACGATTCTaggtacaaataaaacaattaagatttaattactttgaaaacagtCTTATTCTGACAGTGCATTTCAGACCGTGACATGAAGTATATGCACTGTAAGTGTTAAAGCTGTTTTTTAGCGTAAGGGCGTATAAATGTGAACATGGTCTGAGTCATGCATCCagaaataataaattacatCAGGATAAAAGGCTCCTCACAATTCATTGTACTTAATAACCGCGTGTTTATCTAGCTGCTTGGCGCACTTCCGGAAATCCTTGAACCCTAACACCTCTTAGAtcagctttttaaaatattgttacaatTTGATCACACTATGAAGCCTATTTTACTTTAAGGCTATGAAATATGGGGAATTTTTAATGTcaacaacataaaaataaaacagtctaATGATATATATTGATACAATAGTGCTATATATAAGAACTTACTAGCTGAAACTTTACATCTCAAATTAAAACCATATTGGGTTTGAATAAAAGTATGGACCATTCTTCACTTTCTGATCTAGGAAGTTATCCGCTACATCATGATATAcagattacaaaaatattgcaaCATATTAGAAAATTTAACAACAGATTTTCCTTCATTAAAAGATGCATTTTTATGTAGTAAAGAACTTCATCTCGCCCAAAATACAACTTGGTATTAGATAAGTTGCTAAAAAGccttaatattcaaaatattatgacaCATTCTAAAAAGAACTTAGAACTTTGttacttctttaaaacaatCTCAGACTAAAAAATATCCGACGGATTGGCAGTACACAAAACACTAAAAGATGGCAAACttgttatttaattttgaaaaccaACTTCAGAATGGAAAAGTGTTTAACTTTATTAAGACCTGAATACAGAAAGCCAATCTGTAGACTGCGTACATATGTATCAGCGCATAGACTATAGAATTGGGCAGATATAATGACatatcatgcgcggatccagaaactttttcggggggggggggggggtccgaaggataattgtgtttgcccaggttggggggggggggggggtccgaggcatatttgcgataattttactatgtaaatttaataaattttcattttcctggggggggggggggtctggattCCCCGACCACCCCCCTTAAGATCCGCGCATGCACACCAGAACAGAAAGAATATGTGAGAATTGTACATAGAATAGAATTGAAGAGGAAGAGCATTTTCTTATCCAATGTAGGAAATTCACAAAAAAAGGAGAGGaactatttgatttaatttcatctaaagtaaaacattttactagtttgcaagataaacaaaaaaaattggattttaaactttgaagtATAAGGTATATTACACTCTTTtagtaaatttttacaaaagacattgccttaatttgtttttctgagtcaaatattggttttcaatgatatgataaactatttcagatttgtatgtattttgacatatatatgtaggggtgtttaaatataaatatgtattgaGTATAGAACACATATGTATACTAATTAAATGGTCAGGTTTGTCCTACCTCTGTCAATCGTCCAACTCTTTCCttcttgttgaaattgaaattgtattACAAAAACAATATCTATTCCAGAAGCAGAATGATAATTGTTAATAATTCGTCATGGATCGATCATTAATATTTACTAATGCATGATTTGTTGAATATTTCATCTTACATAAAATGTAAACACGCAATGGTGTGAGCATTGCACTTTATTGCAGTCTTCTAACACATTTGTATAAAGATAATTGTAAAGGAAAACAAAActtcttgggttttttttaaattcatttatggGTGTATTTGTTAAATATGATCAAATGGTAATTGAAATCCTCTCCCTACCACTAACGATTAAGGAGGCTTTATGGTCatcaaattaaccatcagatcttccttatttatttttttttaacataagacGTTTTACCTATCATGTAGCAAAAGTGCAAGGCGAAGAACAATtttactatcgctccttcgcatcttcgcactctcgccttcacctttttataattgtggagctttctatcgtttaaagacaattttaaatgtataaaatgacatctgaggcagattttgttttcaaaaacatGCGCAGAACAACCTGGgcagatccataactttttcgggggggggggggtcgagaaataattgtatttttcgggaataattttataatataaaattacattttccggggggggggggggggattgggtCAGGGGGGGTCAAACTACACCAAAAAGAATCAATGCTTTATCACGCCAAATATATTAATGTAAGTCTTGTACACTGCCCGCCTGTGCAACGACTTTAATAATTATCCAAGTGTCTTATATATCTGctaaatgttatcaaaaatacaaaaataacataaaagacgTCTAAATGCACTATCCTGCTTTCATATTATTGCTGTCACTTTATACCACATacgatcatttttaaattgagtattatcaatttctatgctgttaatgtttttgttgattCGGAGCCCTGTCTTGATGCATTTATAGCTAGGATTGGTGGCTTTTTTACGCGTTTGCTCGCAAGTATGGGATAAAAGAGCCAAGTAGtaaagatatattttcaatcaGATAGAAAATGCTAAATATgcacaataaattaaaaagtacTGTCGAGATACTTGTTCAATGTAACAATTGTTAGATGgttggcatttttaaaaagggttCAGATTTATCGTACttgacattttataaatttttaattcttttaggAGAGTTTTCTGCGGGCCGAAAATGCCATGCAATTGTTTTTGAAGAAAAGCCTTCAGAGGCACCTGAACGAGGCCCTTTCACCTCCATTATCTCCAAATCTCGTCTGCTCTCTAAGGGACCATCCGAGAAGTCACGTGCCCTCGTTTTCGCTTTGACCATTTTGGTTGTCACCATCACGTGCCTGGTCTTCCTACTGGGGGTCAGGGTCATTCGTGGAGAGAATCACATTACGCAAGACGAAGACATTGAGAGAATTCTGGAACAGATTCTTGGCCCCAATTTTGGACACTTGAACATATCCGACTCGGATGTTCAGAATTTCACATTTACCCATGGGCATATTTAAATACAAtcacattatatttttattgaatgtaCACTAGTCTGTATATGTCTCACGCAAAGGTAAAggaaaataaagatattaaaaatgaaaaaactaaattatttattttataactaATGTGTTAACATAAAGATAACAATGCCTTCATATAATCGTCACATATGATTCGTTATACAACGTTATATGGGAAacaaaaatgaaactgttttaaaCGTGCCCTTCGGCCATTTTAGGCTTGTAATTATGAATAGTATTTTCTGAGCCGGGAACGAGTTCAAGAAAATCTTTGGGTCTCTTTCTAAATTTTAGGCAGTCCTGGAGAAGTTGAGAAATGACAAGAACTATGACGACGATACCAAGGTAGACAAACCAAACAGTCCATGCAACGGGGCGAGAGTTCGCCACGAACACGCCCAATGAAATGTTTGCTAGAGCCAGCAAAATGGCCGACTTCCCGCCAATATAGTGAATCGATTCCCAGATTACTCGATGAAGTGATTTTTTAGATTCCTCATTCGGGTGTTTTGGTCGACTGGAAGTAATGAAAATAAAgctataatgataaaaataaaatctttatcgttttaaaTGTGTACGActgtatttgtatttcattactTACAACACTGCATTGATCGGCTGTAAAAGTCCTAGTATTACCACCACCAGTCCGATAATTCCATGAGCAAAGCCAAAATGTCTGGACTGGACGGAAAGGACTGCCATGATAAACCCTGCTAAACTGCAAATCTGCCCAATGATCTGTAGGGCAATAAAAGCATGGTATGTATTTTATCATGCTTCTAACCTGAGCAATACCTTACACCTATACATGTAggaaaaatgttataatttaaaaaaaaaagttcttggTAAGacaattcagaaaaataatagTTAACATGAATTTAATGAAGTGCCATTGTTTAATTTTGCTTGTGGTAAATATGTAACTCATTATAAATAATAGTGCTTAATCCATTCTTTCtctactggtactgtaccagctatcggctaaactgagagttcgggtttatagcacgcgacTATCCGAGATTTTTCAATTCAGTCGTctgtttcgaataaagaaaagtaagtttgcttgaaaactttcttaaaTATGAACCATGAGCTtgaacgatcattgtttaccgctgatttacatCAGTGGGGGAAGTGGcgtaataagttaaaactaGATTATGGcatctttgtgatacgttaatACCACAtaccttctttgatttgacataatatcaatacatagtacatgtacaaacaaaagGAATTTATTAAACTCTAAGAGATTCATagcgcagttgaacgcctgattgcacaatatTGTGTGTATTGAAAAGTCAGCGATTTTGTATATTACCGTATAATAACAAACGAACAATTTTATAAGTTTTGttaatgtattaattataaTCCTTACTACCTTCAGTCTGACCCAAAAAGGGCCATAATTCAAAGTACATTATGCAGAGTATCAAATCAACATGTACGgggattttactatgttattaccGCAAAGCCGATAACTGATACAGTAAATTGTAAAACAtggcaaattcggggcgtgctaaaaagcacaaaaacaatatgttttgaGTTCTTAACAATGATATAATCTTACAGATGGATAAACAAGGAAATCACCATTTAacgtatgtcaagttttatccaaaaatatcaagaaacaaAGAAATACggaaagaaaacgttaaatttagccgataactggtacagtgccagtttGGTACTAAAGTTATGCACGTGTTGCGATGAATACGCAGAATACACTACTATAATTATAATCTGTTCCTAGCTCATACTTGTAAAATCAGATGGAGGTAAAACCATGTGTCCCCCGATGATTTGAAATATCTAGCAATATAGGCTCCCCATACGACGAATATCCCCCAACCTATCACCATTAGACAGCCATGCGCCAGTATAAAGTTGGTAAAAGATCGCGGGCACTCAACCGTGACGCCTTTTTCAGCTGTCCACGAATCACCTCGAAGCAGCCATAGGTCGCCTAGCAACGATCCACTGAGAAATAAAACTAATCTTTTATCAACAGCTGAATACACATTGACGGCATTAATGAAGAAATCTcaagataaaaaagaattaaagaaaCACATTTATTGCCGTATTTAAGCTTTACTCCTATAACCTGTTGATATCGTATCCTCCAAACATAAAGATTCCATCTGGACCTGTTACCATGGCAACTGATGCCCTTAGTGAAGGAAAGGATTGCTGTGAATAAATGCAAAATCAAAACACTGTCAACTATGTTGACATTGTTATTTTGTTACAAGTATTTGTATCGAGATGCActgaagttacatgtatactatgGTTGTCTATGAAGTCTTACTTTGGCCGTTGTCATATGCAGCGACCAAACCTTGTTGTCCGGGTCAAACAGTCCCACCATGTCCGCTGGTGACCTTGTCGTcttcaaaatgttaaacttgTTCATTAGGAATACAGGATTCTTTAAGAAACTTTTAAACAATTATGAATATcgagttaaaaaaataatcattttcctTGAAGCATTACTTTTAAGAATGGTTGTTAGTTATCGTTTTTATTCCTAAATGTATTCTAAAAGCCCATGCATCTGATGGCCTTAAAGCAACCCTGGGTCGATACTATATGTGGCATACTAAGTACCTGAATGACCTGTGGCGTGTCTTCTATTCCTCCATACAACACCACTCGTCTCAGACCGTTCCCTGGAGGCAACAGGGCCATACCGCCATAAATCCTACATATTAAACCAATCATTTCAGTCTAATGTTTTCCTACAGAACGTTGCTGGTATTCATTTttactatgtacatgtaaatatactgTTGTATTGACCTTAAATCAAGCTTGAATTTGCCAATTGTTGCTGACCTAAAGTATTCTGAGAATGATATAGCGATATACAGAAGATGTACGCCATTATAGAACCACACGATGTGCAGCTAGTTTGTTACCTGGGAACGGGACAGGTGTTCACTTCCGCCCAAATTAGACTCTGAGCATCAAATACCCACGTGTCCCCGGACGGACACTCTCCGCCTGTATCCACGTACCTGAAACCAAAACCCGTGGTATAACACAAACAAAGAGGTATTTTACTATGGACATTATTGACATGTATTACAATGTGGGACAACACAAAACAAAGGTACTAAGGACATCAAacactgtaaaccaacttttattcgcttGCGAGAATTTTTCGCGAAACCCTCGTCGTCGCGAATATTTATCGCCGCAAACCAGTCCTCAGATATCTTTGGTATTATACTTGTCAGATTATTTACATCTGACTCGCAAAAATTAATCGCCAAAAACCGGTTTTTCTTCGGTAAATCGCGAAATAGAGTCATTGCGATTAAAAGTTGGTTCACAGTATTACAATATGTACATGCACACGGTAGTCTTACGAGAGACATCCACCAAAGATGAGCAGACTGTTGGGGCTCGTCAAGGTCCCTGCATGGTGACATCGGGCGTGGGGGTAGTACGGAGTGTAGGCGTTACACTGGTCATCTTTACAGTCAACTATAAACAGTATATATACACGTAAACGCTTTGATCATACTGTAGTCAACATGTTTAAATATGGTAAGAGGTACCTAAATCTTCAACAAATATGAACATCCAGGATTCTAAATCATGCacgtcattttatttttccagtCTTTACAATGTCAAAACTGTATATTTAAGAGGCGTATTCAACGTAGCGAGCGCTCGCAATAAATTCCCTACACctgcaacacaaattttgacgtGCGCTCGCTCTGCTAGACACGCCTCGGGTTAACCTTACCAACACTCCACTCTTCTGTGTCAATGTCAAATATGACCGTGTCAAAGTGACTCGTATCCGAAATTCCCTGATGGACAAAGAACTTTGAACTCCCGGGGTATACCCCTCCTGATGCCCCAGATCGAGGCTTGGGATAATATGAGTCTTTCAGTTGTCTGCAGTTAGAAACATGATTctaattttgtaaatgaaaaaaaaatcaacatttttttcaaatgaataccAATGcgtatttattgataaaaactgtaacCTATTGGTCTTGCCCAACTCCTTCCATTCTTCAGTTCTAAATAAAGAGAACAAACATATCAAAGCATAGTAGTTAAAAAGGACTAGTTAAAAACCCGGTAAAGATTGATAAAAGATTTGTGCATAATGTATCAAACAGAACAATTGGAAAGCAAACCTAA carries:
- the LOC128189254 gene encoding uncharacterized protein LOC128189254; its protein translation is MAHSKEGREFSAGRKCHAIVFEEKPSEAPERGPFTSIISKSRLLSKGPSEKSRALVFALTILVVTITCLVFLLGVRVIRGENHITQDEDIERILEQILGPNFGHLNISDSDVQNFTFTHGHI
- the LOC128189257 gene encoding uncharacterized protein LOC128189257, which encodes MALSLWSLSLILFFSPVIRGLQWESLANNASVSPPSRRDHALGLVMSGNTSYLILFGGRSYSNEPLHDTWVFESLGSFNGSWRNVTKSIHPTARFAMVYGSSNDFFYIATGEGGNRDYYNDIWKFDIRTEEWKELGKTNRLQQLKDSYYPKPRSGASGGVYPGSSKFFVHQGISDTSHFDTVIFDIDTEEWSVVDCKDDQCNAYTPYYPHARCHHAGTLTSPNSLLIFGGCLSYVDTGGECPSGDTWVFDAQSLIWAEVNTCPVPRIYGGMALLPPGNGLRRVVLYGGIEDTPQVIQTTRSPADMVGLFDPDNKVWSLHMTTAKQSFPSLRASVAMVTGPDGIFMFGGYDINSGSLLGDLWLLRGDSWTAEKGVTVECPRSFTNFILAHGCLMVIGWGIFVVWGAYIARYFKSSGDTWFYLHLILQIIGQICSLAGFIMAVLSVQSRHFGFAHGIIGLVVVILGLLQPINAVFRPKHPNEESKKSLHRVIWESIHYIGGKSAILLALANISLGVFVANSRPVAWTVWFVYLGIVVIVLVISQLLQDCLKFRKRPKDFLELVPGSENTIHNYKPKMAEGHV